The genomic stretch GAGATGATGAGTCTACATTGGATGGACAAGTGGTCTGGTGTACTGGGAAAGATGAATGGCCTTCTGTCTGTGACCTGCGTTCTGGTGCTATGTAAGCTGCTGTGGATGCATTGCCAAAGTTAGAGAAGCATGGAGAGACCCTGAGGTTAAACGTGgagaattttgaaataaaaatcccAGCTTGCTTTCTGGCTTACATGGGTGCTGTGTTATTGCAGTGTTTCCATTCTtatttgtttccttctttttttctgaatagcaaAGCCAGCCCAAGTCTGCTAGTGAGAAGTCTCAGCGCAGTAAAAAAGCCAAGGAATTGAAGCCGAAAGTCAAGAAGCTTAAATATCATCAATATATCCCCCCGGACCAAAAGCAGGACAAAGGAGCTCCTCCCATGGATTCATCCTATGCCAAaatactgcagcagcagcagctctttctccagcTTCAGATCCtcaaccagcagcagcagcagcactacaACTATCAGACCATCCTGCCAGCCCCACCAAAGTATGTGTCCTATATGCCACCTCTCTGCTTTGGCACCCTGTTGTGCTACAGGTCGCTCAGCACTCTGTTAGTTCTGCCAGTGGGGAAAGCCCTAACTCTTAGGAAGGACTTGTTCTCCCAGTCCTGTTATCAGACACGTCATGTTCTGGTTGTGAGGTGTGGGAATTGGGTGTAACCCACTCAATTGTGTTGGGTTATGGTGGGCCTCAAAAATGACTGGTGTCGGATGAATCAAACAACACAGCTCAAATGAGTTGGTTGACAGAGTAAGGGGAAATGGTATAGTCAAAGGCATTGGTGTGTCTTAACATCTGGGGTGGCACCAGTGGCACACGTGCTTCTCTGCCGGCACATGCTTGGagacatatatttatacatacatacatatatatatttatctcctTGATGGACTTCTGCTGCGCTGAAGGCCTCCAGTGCTCTTCCACCTCAGTTGTGAtgcctgttctttttctttccctgtaggCCTCCAGGTGAGCAGCAGAGTGGTACCAGTGCCCCTGCAGTACGCAATCTCTCTGCCACAGTCAGCACCACATCTTCAGTATCCTCCGGTTCCAGTGGGCTGATGCGACAAAACAGTAACGCTGCAGTGGGCAAGCCAGGCCCTCTCCCTGCCAACCTAGATGAGATGAAGGTAAATGTTGGTGCTGCCGTCAGCGCTGGGAAAGTGCACAGCCCTCTTTTTGCCACTGTCAGCAGAGCAGTGGAGGTTGAATGAagtggctgctgcagagcagggctgaggTGGACTGACAGGAGTTTGTGATAACAGGCATTGCTACCCTGCAGTGTGTACCTGAGATGCAGGTCCGTTGGCCTGCAAGGGGTCAGTTTAGTCCTTTGCCTCATGATTCTGGTAGCTGTTAATAGTTGTTCTCATTAGAGCATGTGTTCTCTTGTTGTTACCACCTCTTTTTCCCCGATCAGGTGGCAGAGCTGAAGCAAGAGTTGAAGCTGAGGGCCTTACCTGTCTCGGGCACAAAGACGGACCTGATTGAGCGTCTCCGAGCTTACCAAGAGCAGAACGGTGCAGCTGGCCAAACAGCCCCTAATCCCAAACCCAGCACAGCAGCCATTCTCCCCAAAGCTGCCGAAGTGGTGGTGGCCTTCCCAGCTGCTAGGCTGAGCACAGGGCCAGCGCTCGTCACCACTGGCATTACACCAGCAGAAGTAGTTGTGGCTACAGTCACCAGTGGTGGCGTGATGAAGTTTGGCAGCACAGGCTCAACTCCCCCTGTTTCTCCCACTCCTTCTGAGCGCTCACAGATTAGCACAGGGGATGAGAACTCGGCCACCGGAGACACCTTTGGGGAGATGGTGACTTCTCCCCTGACCCAGCTCACCCTGCAGGCATCTCCAGTGCAGTTTGTGGTGAAAGAAGAAAGCTCCAAGGCTGCCTCCTGCAGTGTAAATGCAGCACCCAGGTCAGAGCGGTGCAGCACCAGTAACAGCAGAGATGCAGAAGTTCGGGACAAAGACCAGATGCTGCAGGAGAAGGACAAGCAGATAGAGGAACTCACCCGCATgctgaagcagaagcagcagctggttgAGATGCTTAGGCTACAGCTAGAGCAGGAGAAGCGCTCTCAGCAGTCACTAGTGGCCCCAGCTGCTGCGGGAGAAGGAGCAGCCCTTCCCTCCAACCCAGTAGCATTCGGCATCCAGGTCAAGAGCGAAAACGGTTTCTTAAGTTGCCAGTCTGCAAAGCAATCCAGTGGCCAAACAGACCAATTCAGCCCTGCAGCAACCGCTAGCCAAATGGACACTTTGGATCCAAGCGCAGTGCCAAAGAAAGCCGTGATGGTGAAGCAGGAGGTGCCCGCCGCGGAAGCAGAGCTGACGTGCCGGTCCCACAGTCCGCGGCTTTTTCTTGGCCAGCAAGGGAGCGCCCTCAGCGACCTCATCAAGGGCACCCCTCCCCCCACCCTCATCACCGACTCCACAGGGACCCACATCGTCCTCACTGTGACCAAGCAGAGCACCGAGAGGCAGGGCCTCTCGCCCCACGGGAAGGCGGGGAGTAGCTGCCCAGCCTTGCAGGTAGGCGAGCGTTGGGTCACTTCCACGCTGTGGGCAGCTGggttcctctctccttcctcccactcATTGTACAGGGGTTCAGGTTACCATAGGATGACTTCACATGTTGGAAATTCAGTGCAGtaaatagtaaaagaaaaagctGGGTTGCTTGCTGTGGTGGCTAATAGTTTTGTAGCTTTGTAAAACGGAGCAATGTAAGCAAATTTCCAGCAAAAAGATTGGAATTTGACACTAATGAACCCTGTACAGCAATGCATGATTGACTTTGTACATCACAGGCTGTTAGCGTTCTTCCAAACGTATGGTTGTGCCTTTTTTCAGGCAGGATCTTGGGCTTGGTGGACTAGTGTTTGCTGCCACATCTCACTCTCACCTCTTGTTCTTTAATGGAAAGATTGTAGTTGCAGTGCTATAGATTGTCTTGTCTGTTGAGAGCTGAAACCAAACCATGGGGGcagcctttttgcttttttgactgcTCTTTGTTTTAATGTGTGTCATTCTGTAAGTGTTGGCAGAGTCTTTAGTAAGAGATGATCTACTGTTCCCCTGCTGGCATGAATTCAGCACTTAACAGAAGTGTTCTGAGTGTTTCTTCCAGGAATAGATAAATATTCCCAGACTTTATGACATAAGTCAAATCCCAGCATCTTCTGTGGTATCAGAAGAGATTTTTATTGTCTACTGCCACATTTCCTGCACCTTCTGCAGAGCAGTTGGCAGTGTTCACCATCAGGCACTGAACAGGCTGCATTTGCTGTGTGTCAGGTGAGATGGGAGTCGGTTGTCAAAATACAGGCATCCTGTGCCACTGATTCCCACCTCAATCTGATTTCTCTGCTTGGTGAAACTGAGAATGACTGACAGAATTTCCTAAAGAATAAAGAGTGAAGAAAAAGGATTTCATAAATCCTTTAAGAAACCTAAGCCTTGCTCCATGTTGTGTCTGGGAAATAGCTTCTCACTGATATCCTTTTCTTTGCAGAGAGTACAATCATCGCCCTCTAAAACTTCCAGCCAACCGCAGTGTCAGCTACCTGCAAACACCCCTCAGCAgcccacacagcagcagcagcagcccacgCAGCAGCAgcccacacagcagcagcagcaacccagAGGACTAAACCAATCTGTCAGAAAGGTAGCTTGCCACCTGCCTGTATTTCTTCCTGGTTTCCTTTGCCAGCTGTCAGGGTTTGTAGCAGTGGTGGGAAGGGAGTACACGTGCACAATGCAGGTCAGAGACCATCATCATGGCAAGAGAGATCTCACAACCGTTTCAGCCACAGCTTGCAGTTGCGTGGGGCATTTGGTTTTCAGCTTGAATGTGGCAGCAGAAGGGGTACCTGGTGTAACATCTGCATTCCTCTGTATTCTGCTGAGCTAGCTGTGCTCACCGTCAGCTCTTCAGGTTTCAGGAGCACTAAGCATCTGTGAGGTGTTGCCTGAGGGGCACTTGTGGAGGAGATCTGGAGGCTTTACAGCAAAGAGTTCTGGGCTAAACCCTTACAATTTACTGCCTTTTAGTCCCACACACTGGACAGAAGACCAGCTGGTGTTTTAAGCAGGTATTTTCTATTAGCTGAAAACCAGGAGAGGCCAGAATGGGCAACCTTGGTTTGCAGTAGTGCCGCCTACTCTTGAAATATTGCTGCTTAAATTTAAAGGGGATTTCTGTGTGGAGAGAGCCTGCCAGAGGGTAGTATGGGCGGTATGTCTGCTATTGAAGGTAGGATATGAGCTCTGAGAGGGGCAAAAAGATGCGACCTTTTAATGTCCAGTCCTGATGAACCTTGCTGAAATTTCAGTTCCTGTGCCTCGAGCATACCTGCTGATTATGTCTTTGTGAAGTGCAATGCAGTCTTAAGGAAGAGAGCACCTCCGGCTTTACCCCTTCTCCAGGTGACAGCTGTGAACAGACCTTGCTCGTGCTTCTCCTCCCATTCTAGCCCAGATCAGGGATGACATAGCTCTCTCTATAACATGTAGTCAAGATAAGACACAGAAAGATTATGAAGAGTTTTTAGACCTTGGACGATGACTTTTGAGTCAGATCCTGAAACAAACATGAAGACAGTAGTTACTTCTAGTGTAGTCACAATGTTTTGTCCTGTCGGATAGGCACTTTGCAAAGGGTCAGTGCTTTGGGTCACTTTGAGACCTCTGGTGAAATGCAGAAGGGGAACAAAGGCACCTTTCTCCCTCAGGCTCCTTAGACTGTTGGCAGTCTGTGCCTGATCTTAGCTCATGTGCTGTGGAGGCATCTGTAGTGACTCTCCTAATCCTTTTGCCTCCCTGTTGTAGGGTCAGAAGCCAGGCCTGCAGGTGGtcccggggcagctgccccacACCATATTGTCTTTCTCAGCACCTCCAAACCTGCAGCCCTTCTTCCTCAACGGTTTCCACAAAGGGTCCCTGAAAACTGGTGCTCCTGGCAAAGCCGGCCAACCCAGTGTGCCAAAAAAGGTACCCTCCCAGCAAATCCCAGTGGCCTGTGCCACAACGCCAGTTTCCAGCCCCTCTCAGGTGGAGAGAGCAGaccccagagcagctctggggtcGCTCCTGTACACCCAGGTCACAGAACTGATTGAAAGTTTTCCAGGGAAAATGGGATGGGGAAGAGAGCAACATGTACAAGTATTTGGGACTGGAATTCAGCTAATGTCCAGGATTCATCGCTTCAGTGGAGCAAGCTTCAATGGGGATCACTGATAGCCCCTGTAGAGGCAAAGGCCTGATCCatgttttgatatttctgatGGGCAGTTGCTTGCTGAATCATCTGGTGAAGCTGAGTCACCAGCACCACTTCCTGCAACATTTTGGGTTTCCTTTGGAGGTCTCTGGTGCTTCTGAGTGCTCTGATGCTCCCCGCCCACCTTCAGGCTGTGATATTTGCTGCTAATGAAGCCTGACTGTCCCCAAAGCAGGCACTACAGAAAGTGGTGGGTAAAAGATAGAGGCTAGCCTATATTGTGCAGAGTAGGTTGGAAGCAGTGTGGGAAATGCCCTTCTCTCTCCAAAGTATTAGAAGAATCTCCCACTTGAACAGACGAAGCTCTCCCCATCCAGGAGCAGTCTGGTGGTGGTTTGTGGCATGTTTGCTTTAGCGTTAGAAAAATAAAGGTTTCAGCAGAAGATTTCAAGCTGTGATTTGGAGGGAAAATCTGTcttgctgccccacagccagggcTTAATGCATGGAATACACGGAAGAAGCTGGGCTGTTGGGAGCAGAGCAGTGCAGACTTCTGTGCAGCACCCGCCAAGAGAGGGGATGATGGTCTCTCAAAGCAGCTGTGAAACAGGAAGCTGATATGGGCTTTCCCCCGCTCACTGCTTCTGCCTTTGTTCTAAACAGCCCTCGTCACAGCCTGGCTCTcctgctgccccttccccatCCCAGATGGACCTGGAGCAACAACAGCACCCGTCGCTTTTTGGAACTcctccacctcctcttcctgttcCCTCGGTCCCGATGAAAGAGCCTCCAGGCTATGAAGAGGCAATGAAGCAACAGCCAAAAGCCCAGGAGGTGAGAGCAGTTCTTTCCCCCGGCTTCCTTGGAGAGCTGGTCTGGGCAAGTAATAGGGAATGGAAACGCAGCAGGCCCTTTCTAACTGAGCCTTCTTATCTGAATTCCTTCTGGAGGGAATGGGGAGGATCCCTAACCACAGGTAGAGATCCCAAACCACTCACTTCCTGATGAGTGTTAATGTAGCAGTTGCTAAATATACCTTCCTAGAGCCCGGGGTTATGGAGGAGTCTGGCGCCATGCTTCTGTGCGTTTTTTCTTGCTGGGTAAGAGCCCAGTCCCTGGGGTGAGGGAGGAGAGCCAGCAGCTGAGGGGGCTGCTGGAGGTGGAAGCTCCTGTGATAAGCAGGAAGCTGATCTTGTGCTCTCTTCCCAGGAGAATGGCTGTTCCAGCCAGCAGATGGACGACCTGTTTGACATTCTCATCGAAAGTGGGGGTAAGGAGGCAAAACCCGTAATGAGTCTGGCTTTGAGACTGGGGAGTGCAGAGCACTGAGGGGATAGTGCAACATGTATATCATGACCCAGGCCTTTGCTCCTGTAGCGTCTTCGGCATTGAAAGACAGATATTAAGGCACTGAGGGACATGTCAGTCAGGCATTAGTATCTCATAAAGCTTCTTGGTGGCTCTGCTGCACTGGATCTGGGCACATCTCTTCTGTGATACTGAGGAGAGCCAAAAACCCATAAGCATGCTGAAGGGCTTCCTTAGGCCAGTTTGTGGTCAGCA from Dromaius novaehollandiae isolate bDroNov1 chromosome 1, bDroNov1.hap1, whole genome shotgun sequence encodes the following:
- the MRTFA gene encoding myocardin-related transcription factor A isoform X2, whose translation is MAETPTFLHSVKGRMNLPSGPGISSNMLDKAKTLQPAYVGIVPLAETVSKQGKSCSSTYQDSYHSLREVLQLKLQQRRTREELVSQGIMPPLKSPAAFHEQRRSLERARTEDYLKRKIRSRPERSELVRMHILEETSAEPSLQAKQLKLKRARLADDLNEKIAQRPGPMELVEKNILPVESSLKEAIIVGQVNYPKVADNSSFDEDSSDALSPEQPASHESQGSVPSPMDSRICEPLPNTTGTSLAQGTSQLQISADSSETLFLPEQPPPPLPPPPLLPPNLTNGAALPAAKPPPTLIKQSQPKSASEKSQRSKKAKELKPKVKKLKYHQYIPPDQKQDKGAPPMDSSYAKILQQQQLFLQLQILNQQQQQHYNYQTILPAPPKPPGEQQSGTSAPAVRNLSATVSTTSSVSSGSSGLMRQNSNAAVGKPGPLPANLDEMKVAELKQELKLRALPVSGTKTDLIERLRAYQEQNGAAGQTAPNPKPSTAAILPKAAEVVVAFPAARLSTGPALVTTGITPAEVVVATVTSGGVMKFGSTGSTPPVSPTPSERSQISTGDENSATGDTFGEMVTSPLTQLTLQASPVQFVVKEESSKAASCSVNAAPRSERCSTSNSRDAEVRDKDQMLQEKDKQIEELTRMLKQKQQLVEMLRLQLEQEKRSQQSLVAPAAAGEGAALPSNPVAFGIQVKSENGFLSCQSAKQSSGQTDQFSPAATASQMDTLDPSAVPKKAVMVKQEVPAAEAELTCRSHSPRLFLGQQGSALSDLIKGTPPPTLITDSTGTHIVLTVTKQSTERQGLSPHGKAGSSCPALQRVQSSPSKTSSQPQCQLPANTPQQPTQQQQQPTQQQPTQQQQQPRGLNQSVRKPSSQPGSPAAPSPSQMDLEQQQHPSLFGTPPPPLPVPSVPMKEPPGYEEAMKQQPKAQEENGCSSQQMDDLFDILIESGEISADFKDQSSPSGKEPPAAPAASSPPSSHHSSELAVPVSLGQPVPVGRLEDFLESSTGLPLLTAGHDGPEPLSLIDDLHSEMLSSSAILDHPPSPMDTSELHFAHEPAGGIALDLAEANLDSMDWLELPGGPVMSLAPLSTAAPSLFSTDFLDGHDLQLHWDSCL
- the MRTFA gene encoding myocardin-related transcription factor A isoform X1; translated protein: MAETPTFLHSVKGRMNLPSGPGISSNMLDKAKTLQPAYVGIVPLAETVSKQGKSCSSTYQDSYHSLREVLQLKLQQRRTREELVSQGIMPPLKSPAAFHEQRRSLERARTEDYLKRKIRSRPERSELVRMHILEETSAEPSLQAKQLKLKRARLADDLNEKIAQRPGPMELVEKNILPVESSLKEAIIVGQVNYPKVADNSSFDEDSSDALSPEQPASHESQGSVPSPMDSRICEPLPNTTGTSLAQGTSQLQISADSSETLFLPEQPPPPLPPPPLLPPNLTNGAALPAAKPPPTLIKQSQPKSASEKSQRSKKAKELKPKVKKLKYHQYIPPDQKQDKGAPPMDSSYAKILQQQQLFLQLQILNQQQQQHYNYQTILPAPPKPPGEQQSGTSAPAVRNLSATVSTTSSVSSGSSGLMRQNSNAAVGKPGPLPANLDEMKVAELKQELKLRALPVSGTKTDLIERLRAYQEQNGAAGQTAPNPKPSTAAILPKAAEVVVAFPAARLSTGPALVTTGITPAEVVVATVTSGGVMKFGSTGSTPPVSPTPSERSQISTGDENSATGDTFGEMVTSPLTQLTLQASPVQFVVKEESSKAASCSVNAAPRSERCSTSNSRDAEVRDKDQMLQEKDKQIEELTRMLKQKQQLVEMLRLQLEQEKRSQQSLVAPAAAGEGAALPSNPVAFGIQVKSENGFLSCQSAKQSSGQTDQFSPAATASQMDTLDPSAVPKKAVMVKQEVPAAEAELTCRSHSPRLFLGQQGSALSDLIKGTPPPTLITDSTGTHIVLTVTKQSTERQGLSPHGKAGSSCPALQRVQSSPSKTSSQPQCQLPANTPQQPTQQQQQPTQQQPTQQQQQPRGLNQSVRKGQKPGLQVVPGQLPHTILSFSAPPNLQPFFLNGFHKGSLKTGAPGKAGQPSVPKKPSSQPGSPAAPSPSQMDLEQQQHPSLFGTPPPPLPVPSVPMKEPPGYEEAMKQQPKAQEENGCSSQQMDDLFDILIESGEISADFKDQSSPSGKEPPAAPAASSPPSSHHSSELAVPVSLGQPVPVGRLEDFLESSTGLPLLTAGHDGPEPLSLIDDLHSEMLSSSAILDHPPSPMDTSELHFAHEPAGGIALDLAEANLDSMDWLELPGGPVMSLAPLSTAAPSLFSTDFLDGHDLQLHWDSCL